From a single Daphnia pulex isolate KAP4 chromosome 2, ASM2113471v1 genomic region:
- the LOC124188297 gene encoding calmodulin yields MADQLTEEQIAEFKEAFSLFDKDGDGTITTKELGTVMRSLGQNPTEAELQDMINEVDADGNGTIDFPEFLTMMARKMKDTDSEEEIREAFRVFDKDGNGFISAAELRHVMTNLGEKLTDEEVDEMIREADIDGDGQVNYEEFVTMMTSK; encoded by the exons ATG GCTGACCAGTTGACAGAAGAACAGATTGCTGAGTTCAAGGAAGCCTTCTCCTTGTTTGACAAAGATGGTGACGGCACCATCACCACCAAAGAGTTGGGAACTGTCATGAGGTCGCTTGGACAGAACCCCACTGAAGCTGAACTCCAGGACATGATCAATGAAGTTGATGCTGATG GTAACGGAACAATCGACTTCCCCGAGTTTCTGACGATGATGGCTCGCAAAATGAAAGATACCGACAGCGAGGAAGAGATTCGAGAAGCCTTCCGTGTGTTTGACAAGGACGGCAATGGTTTCATTTCAGCTGCTGAGCTCCGGCACGTCATGACCAATCTAGGAGAAAAGTTGACCGACGAAGAAGTCGATGAAATGATTCGCGAAGCTGACATCGACGGAGACGGCCAAGTTAACTATGAAG AATTCGTGACCATGATGACCTCGAAATGA
- the LOC124188296 gene encoding E2F-associated phosphoprotein-like: protein MDSDDDYIVQQFSDEGGIDSSDDDEMVMKEFYKQSESGGKKSLKDFQAEMNKELELRVATYLEKEKIQDPTKFGSDVKTESKSRDHYFDTDSEEDVETEDSTAQAQSNMELFYDPQMDLKDESYVQKQRDMYRKKFKNQAKPKLLPNSDAVLNCPACFTTLCHDCQRHETIKTQYRAMFTFHCQVDMSEVMKIPLQSQKNRSKKTASDEPTFSGSEDVYHPVRCSTCNTHVAMFDSDEVYHFFNVVTSH, encoded by the exons atggaTTCAGATGACGACTACATTGTCCAACAGTTCAGCGATGAAGGAGGCATCGATTCGAGCGATGACGATGAAATGGTTATGAAAGAATTTTACAAGCAATCAGAGTCTGGGGGAAAAAAGTCGTTGAAAGATTTTCAGGCTGAAATGAACAAGGAATTGGAGCTTCGTGTGGCAACTTAtcttgagaaagaaaaaattcaagatcCAACAAAATTTGGGAGTGATGTTAAAACAGAAAGCAAGTCAAGAGATCACTACTTTGACACTGATTCTGAAGAAGATGTCGAAACAGAAGATTCAACAGCTCAAGCACAATCTAATATGGAATTATTTTATGATCCTCAAATGGATCTCAAAGATGAATCCTATGTACAAAAGCAGCGAGACATGTACagaaagaaattcaagaaTCAGGCCAAGCCCAAACTTTTACCTAACAGTGATGCGGTGTTGAACTGCCCTGCATGTTTTACAACTTTATGCCATGACTGTCAGAG GCATGAAACTATCAAAACACAGTACAGGGCTATGTTTACTTTTCATTGTCAAGTAGACATGAGTGAGGTGATGAAAATTCCTCTGCAGTCACAGAAAAACCGTTCCAAGAAGACGGCGTCAGATGAACCTACTTTCAGTGGGTCTGAAGATGTTTATCATCCGGTACGGTGTTCCACGTGCAACACACATGTGGCTATGTTTGATAGTGATGAAGTGTATCATTTTTTCAATGTCGTTACGAGTCATTGA
- the LOC124188293 gene encoding protein MEMO1-like isoform X1, with translation MSVRKASHAGSWYSDSAKELGRQLDGWLDAANFSHGPARAIIAPHAGYRYCGSCAGFAYKQIDPTNVKRVFILGPSHHVRLSGCALSSVAKYRTPFYDLTIDTQVYKELQGTGCFEWMNLETDEDEHSIEMHLPYIAKVFENHRDFTIVPILVGSLSPERETHYGRLLSKYLADPNNCFVVSSDFCHWGQRFRYTHYDKACGEIFQSIQRLDREGMSIIETLDTAGFTEYLKKYGNTICGRHPIGVLLNMIDHIRQTTNGLKMSLKFVDYAQSSQCRSFSDSSVSYASAALLIE, from the exons ATGTCCGTACGAAAAGCATCCCACGCTGGCAGCTGGTATTCTGATTCGG CTAAGGAACTTGGTCGTCAACTCGATGGGTGGCTAGATGCAGCCAATTTCTCACATGGACCAGCAAGGGCTATCATTGCAcc GCATGCTGGCTATCGTTATTGCGGATCTTGTGCAGGTTTTGCATACAAACAGATTGATCCTACAAATGT GAAACGTGTCTTTATTCTAGGGCCTTCCCATCATGTAAGGCTGTCTGGATGTGCCCTCTCATCTGTAGCCAAATACCGCACTCCATTTTATGATCTCACCATTGATACACAGG tGTATAAAGAACTACAGGGTACTGGCTGCTTTGAGTGGATGAATCTGGAAACAGATGAAGATGAGCATAGCATTGAAATGCATCTGCCTTATATTGccaaagtttttgaaaa TCACAGAGATTTTACCATTGTCCCAATTTTGGTTGGATCGCTGTCTCCGGAACGTGAAACCCACTACGGAAGACTCCTTTCCAAGTATCTCGCGGACCCCAACAACTGTTTCGTCGTTTCATCGGATTTTTGCCACTGGGGTCAACGATTTCGTTACACCCACTATGACAAAGCATGCGGAGAAATTTTCCAGTCTATCCAAAGGCTAGATCGAGAA GGTATGTCCATCATTGAAACACTGGATACGGCTGGATTCAccgaatatttaaaaaaatacggcAATACCATATGCGGTAGACATCCAATCGGAGTCctgttaaat ATGATAGATCATATCCGTCAAACCACAAACGGCTTGAAAATGTCACTCAAGTTTGTGGATTATGCTCAATCGAGTCAATGCCGCTCCTTTAGCGACTCGTCAGTCAGCTACGCGTCTGCTGCTCTACTAATCGAATGA
- the LOC124188293 gene encoding protein MEMO1-like isoform X2, with protein MQPISHMDQQGLSLHRMLAIVIADLVQCVCCWNRKRVFILGPSHHVRLSGCALSSVAKYRTPFYDLTIDTQVYKELQGTGCFEWMNLETDEDEHSIEMHLPYIAKVFENHRDFTIVPILVGSLSPERETHYGRLLSKYLADPNNCFVVSSDFCHWGQRFRYTHYDKACGEIFQSIQRLDREGMSIIETLDTAGFTEYLKKYGNTICGRHPIGVLLNMIDHIRQTTNGLKMSLKFVDYAQSSQCRSFSDSSVSYASAALLIE; from the exons ATGCAGCCAATTTCTCACATGGACCAGCAAGGGCTATCATTGCAcc GCATGCTGGCTATCGTTATTGCGGATCTTGTGCAG TGTGTATGTTGTTGGAACAGGAAACGTGTCTTTATTCTAGGGCCTTCCCATCATGTAAGGCTGTCTGGATGTGCCCTCTCATCTGTAGCCAAATACCGCACTCCATTTTATGATCTCACCATTGATACACAGG tGTATAAAGAACTACAGGGTACTGGCTGCTTTGAGTGGATGAATCTGGAAACAGATGAAGATGAGCATAGCATTGAAATGCATCTGCCTTATATTGccaaagtttttgaaaa TCACAGAGATTTTACCATTGTCCCAATTTTGGTTGGATCGCTGTCTCCGGAACGTGAAACCCACTACGGAAGACTCCTTTCCAAGTATCTCGCGGACCCCAACAACTGTTTCGTCGTTTCATCGGATTTTTGCCACTGGGGTCAACGATTTCGTTACACCCACTATGACAAAGCATGCGGAGAAATTTTCCAGTCTATCCAAAGGCTAGATCGAGAA GGTATGTCCATCATTGAAACACTGGATACGGCTGGATTCAccgaatatttaaaaaaatacggcAATACCATATGCGGTAGACATCCAATCGGAGTCctgttaaat ATGATAGATCATATCCGTCAAACCACAAACGGCTTGAAAATGTCACTCAAGTTTGTGGATTATGCTCAATCGAGTCAATGCCGCTCCTTTAGCGACTCGTCAGTCAGCTACGCGTCTGCTGCTCTACTAATCGAATGA